From one Bos javanicus breed banteng chromosome 15, ARS-OSU_banteng_1.0, whole genome shotgun sequence genomic stretch:
- the ANGPTL5 gene encoding angiopoietin-related protein 5 translates to MIYLFQASLLFLNLCIFTCGEAIQDNCEHHSTDSPGVNIVEDESNTKGESKTNATVYKEDCEESCDIKTKITREEKYFMCRNLQNSIVSYTRSTKKLLRNMMDEQQASLDYLINQVNELMNRVLLLTTEVFRKQLDTFPHRPVQSHGLDCTDIKDTIGSVTKTPSGLYIIHPEGASHPFEVMCDMDYRGGGWTVIQKRIDGIIDFQKLWCDYLDGFGDLLGEFWLGLKKTFYIVNQKNTSFMLHVALESEDDTLAYASYDDFWIEDETKFFKVHLGRYSGNAGDAFRGFRKEDNQNAMPFSTPDVDNDGCRPACFISDQSVKSCSHLSNNTGWWFSQCGLANLNGIHHFSGKLITTGIRWDTWTKNNSPIKIKSASMKIRRTYNPYFK, encoded by the exons atgatttatcTTTTCCAAGCCTCACTCTTGTTCTTAAATCTATGTATTTTTACTTGTGGAGAAGCTATACAAGATAACTGTGAGCATCATTCTACG gatTCTCCAGGAGTTAACATTGTAGAAGATGAATCTAATACAAAAGGTGAAAGTAAAACTAATGCTACTGTTTACAAAGAAGATTGTGAGGAGTCATGTgatattaaaactaaaattacacgagaagaaaaatatttcatgtgta GGAATTTGCAAAATTCTATTGTTTCTTATACACGAAGTACCAAAAAACTACTAAGAAACATGATGGATGAGCAGCAAGCTTCCTTGGATTATTTAATTAATCAg GTTAATGAGCTCATGAATCGAGTTCTCCTTTTGACAACAGAAGTTTTTAGAAAACAGCTGGATACTTTTCCTCACAGACCAGTTCAGTCACATG GTCTAGATTGTACAGATATTAAAGATACCATTGGTTCTGTCACCAAAACACCAAGTGGTTTGTATATAATCCATCCAGAAGGCGCAAGTCATCCGTTTGAG GTTATGTGTGACATGGATTACAGAGGAGGTGGATGGACTGTGATACAGAAAAGGATCGATGGGATAATTGATTTCCAAAAGTTGTGGTGTGATTATCTGGATGGATTTGGTGACCTCTTAG GTGAATTTTGGCTAGGACTGAAAAAGACTTTTTATATAGTGAATCAGAAGAATACCAGTTTTATGCTGCATGTGGCACTGGAATCTGAAGATGACACATTAGCTTATGCATCATATGATGATTTTTGGATAGAGgatgaaacaaaattttttaaagtgcacTTAGGACGATATTCAGGAAATGCTG GTGATGCATTCCGGGGCTTCAGAAAAGAAGATAATCAAAATGCAATGCCTTTCAGCACACCAGATGTTGATAATGACGGGTGTCGTCCTGCATGCTTCATCAGTGATCAGTCTGTGAAGAGCTGCAGCCACCTCAGTAACAATACCGGCTGGTGGTTCAGCCAGTGTGGTCTCGCAAATCTGAATGGCATTCATCACTTCTCTGGAAAGTTGATTACAACTGGAATTCGATGGGACACGTGGACTAAAAACAACTCACCCATCAAGATTAAATCTGCTTCGATGAAAATTAGAAGAACTTACaatccatattttaaataa